The proteins below come from a single Marinobacter arenosus genomic window:
- a CDS encoding response regulator transcription factor, translating to MRIALLEDEYEQAQHVQSMLSERGHHCDSFPTGQSFLSAVLHRSYDLLILDWQIPDMTGIDVLESVRAQLNWSIPVVFLTQRDSEADVVRALDAGADDYLAKPAREAELVARINALARRINPDSDKELLKYGPFEVNTQRRIITLHGEELTLTDKDFDLTLFLFQNQGRLLTREMLLERVWGLTRDINTRTVDTHMSRLRRRLGLNPENGFRIKTIYQRGYRLESMQVPDAETTDIVETDRAANE from the coding sequence ATGCGAATCGCTCTGCTTGAAGACGAATATGAACAGGCACAGCATGTACAGTCGATGCTGTCCGAGCGCGGACACCACTGCGACAGCTTCCCGACAGGTCAATCGTTTCTGAGTGCGGTTCTGCATCGCAGCTACGACCTCCTGATCCTGGACTGGCAGATTCCCGACATGACCGGCATCGACGTGCTGGAAAGCGTTCGGGCGCAGCTCAACTGGTCCATTCCGGTCGTCTTCCTTACCCAGCGTGACAGCGAAGCGGATGTTGTCCGGGCCCTGGACGCCGGCGCCGACGACTACCTGGCTAAGCCCGCCCGGGAAGCCGAACTTGTGGCACGCATTAACGCACTCGCTCGCCGGATCAATCCGGACAGCGACAAGGAACTGCTCAAGTACGGTCCGTTTGAAGTGAACACCCAGCGCCGAATCATCACACTGCATGGGGAAGAACTGACCCTTACGGACAAAGACTTCGACCTGACCCTGTTCCTGTTTCAGAATCAGGGCCGACTGCTCACCCGGGAGATGCTCCTTGAGCGGGTTTGGGGCCTGACAAGAGACATCAATACCCGCACGGTGGACACTCACATGAGCCGCCTTCGCCGCCGCCTTGGCCTGAATCCCGAGAACGGCTTCCGGATCAAGACCATTTACCAGCGCGGTTACCGGCTCGAGTCCATGCAGGTGCCCGACGCGGAGACCACTGACATCGTCGAGACTGACCGGGCCGCGAATGAGTAA